From the Deinococcus radiophilus genome, one window contains:
- the dtd gene encoding D-aminoacyl-tRNA deacylase, translated as MRALIQRVTHGRCTVAGKVTGQIAGGLVVLLGVGPQDTAAEATKLAQKIARLRIFGDDAGKMNLSVHDLGGEVLSISQFTLYADTRSGNRPGFSRAAPPVLAEQLYHTFNAALRSEGLTVAEGIFGADMQIDLCNDGPVTIMLDTDEWAQARG; from the coding sequence ATGCGTGCCCTGATTCAGCGGGTCACACACGGGCGCTGCACAGTGGCGGGCAAGGTGACCGGCCAGATTGCGGGCGGGTTGGTCGTCTTGCTGGGTGTGGGGCCGCAGGACACCGCCGCTGAGGCCACCAAGCTGGCACAGAAAATTGCCCGCCTACGCATCTTTGGCGACGATGCCGGCAAGATGAACCTGAGCGTACATGACTTAGGTGGCGAGGTGCTGAGTATCAGTCAGTTCACGCTGTACGCGGACACCCGGAGTGGCAACCGCCCCGGATTCAGCCGTGCTGCGCCGCCTGTCCTGGCTGAGCAGCTGTATCACACGTTCAACGCTGCACTCCGCAGCGAGGGGCTCACAGTCGCAGAAGGTATTTTTGGCGCAGATATGCAGATTGACCTGTGCAACGACGGCCCGGTGACGATCATGCTGGACACCGATGAGTGGGCGCAGGCAAGGGGGTAG
- a CDS encoding DUF1844 domain-containing protein, whose protein sequence is MANPEFVGLVTSVSATAEAALGQLNAATSSAARDGLLDEGRSVQVAERSLNLLLMLAEKTRGNLDFEEAEILTDAVASLRELLQARQEQVRPQASN, encoded by the coding sequence ATGGCAAATCCCGAATTTGTAGGACTGGTCACCTCGGTGTCCGCTACCGCCGAAGCTGCTCTGGGCCAGCTTAACGCGGCAACCAGCAGCGCTGCCCGCGACGGTCTGCTGGATGAAGGCCGCTCGGTACAGGTGGCCGAGCGCTCGCTGAACCTGCTTCTGATGCTGGCTGAAAAGACGCGTGGCAACCTGGACTTTGAAGAAGCTGAAATCCTGACGGACGCCGTGGCCTCGCTGCGTGAACTGCTGCAGGCCCGTCAGGAGCAGGTTCGTCCTCAGGCCTCCAACTGA
- a CDS encoding type III polyketide synthase, which translates to MTDMPVLRSLVTGAPPHRAGQTEIGEVAQAMFPRLAGRRNLLDVFGNAQIESRALACPLEWYQTPRTFGEKNAAFVQEARRLCAELGAQAIRQAGVQPQDISAVVVVNTTGISTPSLDAYLTEALGLSRQVARVPLWGLGCAGGAAGLARAADLVRGGHKAVLYVAVELCSLTLLTDDESASNWVGLALFADGAAAAVLTAPDLDAAPPRLALHSARSTLIPDSEDIMGWDVVDSGLKVRFSRDIPALVTEMMADNVAGALAQAGWTRDQVNFWAVHPGGVKVLEAYAGALQLPAQALAASWDVLRHNGNMSSVTVLFVLRQLLDQGVQGRGLLSAMGPGFSAEQVLIEAL; encoded by the coding sequence ATGACTGACATGCCTGTGCTGCGTTCCCTGGTGACCGGGGCCCCGCCCCACCGCGCTGGCCAGACCGAGATCGGGGAGGTGGCCCAGGCCATGTTTCCCCGGTTGGCGGGCCGCCGCAACCTGCTGGATGTATTCGGAAACGCCCAGATCGAAAGTCGTGCGCTGGCCTGTCCGCTGGAGTGGTATCAGACGCCGCGCACGTTTGGGGAGAAGAATGCGGCTTTCGTGCAAGAGGCCCGGCGGCTGTGCGCGGAGCTGGGGGCTCAGGCGATACGGCAAGCGGGCGTCCAGCCTCAGGACATCAGTGCGGTGGTCGTCGTTAATACGACGGGCATCAGCACACCCAGCCTGGACGCCTACCTGACCGAAGCCCTGGGCCTGAGCCGTCAGGTGGCCCGCGTGCCGCTGTGGGGCCTGGGGTGCGCGGGTGGTGCAGCGGGACTGGCCCGCGCTGCTGATCTGGTGCGTGGCGGTCACAAGGCAGTGCTGTACGTCGCGGTAGAGCTGTGTAGTTTGACCCTGCTGACCGACGATGAATCCGCTTCCAACTGGGTGGGACTGGCCCTCTTTGCCGACGGTGCGGCAGCGGCGGTACTGACCGCACCGGACCTGGATGCGGCCCCACCCCGGCTGGCCCTGCATAGTGCCCGCTCCACGCTGATTCCGGACAGTGAGGACATCATGGGCTGGGACGTGGTGGACAGTGGCCTGAAGGTGCGATTCAGCCGCGACATTCCTGCGCTGGTCACAGAAATGATGGCGGACAATGTGGCGGGGGCGCTGGCGCAGGCCGGCTGGACGCGGGACCAGGTGAACTTCTGGGCGGTGCATCCCGGTGGGGTAAAGGTGCTGGAAGCTTACGCTGGGGCGCTACAACTGCCAGCCCAGGCCCTGGCTGCCAGCTGGGATGTGCTGCGCCACAACGGCAACATGAGCAGTGTGACGGTGCTGTTCGTCCTGCGGCAACTGCTGGACCAGGGGGTGCAGGGCCGGGGGCTGCTTAGTGCGATGGGTCCTGGATTCAGTGCCGAGCAGGTTCTGATCGAGGCGCTCTGA
- a CDS encoding aldo/keto reductase, with translation MNEEFDLSAQPAEPSPISAAAAGTFAIGGELRVARLGFGALHTVGRGAWGLPTDETQIAEVLELVPQLGINLIDTADAYGPHLSEELIRRTLHPYDTVVVATKGGQVRPGPGEWRPLGQPDYLRQCAELSRRRLGVDSIDLWQLHRIDRRVPRDEQFAAIRDLLDRGVIRHAGLSECQLEDIEVAQRYFPVATVQNQYNLVHRRSEAVLDYCEAHGIGFMPWNPLGLGQLAGAGHVLSEVAAELGATPAQTALAWLLRRSPVMLPIPGTSRVSHLRENVAAASLVLSDEEFVRLDQAGRQEWQQELTEDEELL, from the coding sequence ATGAATGAAGAGTTTGACCTGTCTGCCCAACCTGCTGAGCCCTCGCCGATCAGCGCTGCTGCCGCTGGGACTTTTGCGATTGGCGGAGAACTGCGGGTGGCCCGGCTGGGATTCGGGGCGCTGCACACGGTAGGGCGCGGGGCGTGGGGCCTGCCCACCGACGAAACTCAAATCGCTGAGGTGCTGGAGTTGGTTCCGCAGCTGGGCATCAACCTCATTGACACGGCTGACGCTTATGGGCCTCATCTCAGTGAGGAGCTGATTCGCCGCACCTTGCACCCCTACGACACGGTGGTGGTGGCGACCAAGGGGGGACAGGTGCGCCCTGGCCCCGGCGAGTGGCGGCCCCTGGGTCAGCCGGATTATCTGCGGCAGTGTGCCGAACTGTCACGCCGCCGTCTGGGAGTAGACAGCATCGACCTGTGGCAATTGCACCGCATTGACCGCCGGGTGCCGCGCGACGAGCAGTTTGCCGCCATCCGCGACCTGCTGGATCGGGGCGTGATTCGCCATGCGGGCCTGAGTGAGTGCCAGCTAGAAGACATTGAAGTGGCGCAGCGCTACTTTCCAGTGGCCACGGTTCAGAATCAGTACAACCTGGTTCACCGCCGCAGTGAGGCCGTGCTGGACTACTGTGAGGCCCATGGAATCGGGTTTATGCCCTGGAATCCGCTGGGGCTGGGACAGCTGGCGGGTGCGGGCCATGTGCTGAGCGAGGTGGCCGCAGAACTGGGAGCCACCCCCGCGCAGACCGCCCTGGCGTGGCTGCTGCGCCGTAGTCCAGTGATGCTCCCGATTCCGGGGACCTCGCGTGTTTCGCACCTGCGCGAGAACGTTGCCGCTGCGTCGTTGGTTCTGAGCGATGAGGAGTTTGTACGGCTGGATCAGGCTGGGCGCCAGGAATGGCAACAGGAGTTGACTGAGGACGAAGAGCTGCTCTGA
- a CDS encoding nitroreductase family protein, translated as MELIEGLMARRTTNGPFRPDPVSREHQRLLMQVAQAAPSHFNSQPWRFVLIEDPQTIGRVAEIAGQSMTELIEAGIFFERYRKYFRFSEAEMEQRRDGIHIDHLPAPLRPFTRQIFSDSGLGLMRKLGVPKKLGEDNRRLVAGSPLLLAVLLDKEEYRPGELSGFYSVFGMGAAVQNIWNTVGELGMGIQFVSTPMEIPRQWQAIRALLAVPPELELMAVYRLGYLPDDQARPSIDWSSRHRKRLPQYVYREQVGQPETD; from the coding sequence ATGGAACTGATCGAGGGGCTGATGGCCCGGCGGACCACCAATGGACCTTTTCGCCCTGACCCGGTATCGCGTGAGCATCAGCGCCTGCTGATGCAGGTGGCCCAGGCGGCGCCCAGCCATTTCAACTCGCAGCCCTGGCGCTTCGTGCTGATTGAAGACCCGCAGACCATCGGCCGCGTGGCCGAGATTGCAGGTCAGAGCATGACTGAGCTGATCGAGGCAGGCATTTTCTTTGAGCGCTACCGCAAGTATTTCCGCTTCTCGGAAGCCGAGATGGAGCAGCGGCGCGACGGGATTCACATTGATCATCTGCCCGCCCCGCTGCGGCCCTTTACCCGGCAGATCTTCAGCGATTCGGGCCTGGGGCTGATGCGCAAGCTGGGCGTGCCCAAGAAACTGGGCGAGGACAACCGCCGCTTGGTGGCCGGCAGTCCGCTGCTGCTGGCCGTGTTGCTGGACAAAGAAGAATACCGCCCCGGTGAGCTGAGCGGCTTTTATTCGGTGTTCGGGATGGGCGCAGCGGTGCAGAACATTTGGAATACGGTGGGCGAGCTGGGCATGGGCATTCAGTTTGTCTCGACCCCGATGGAAATCCCCCGTCAGTGGCAAGCCATTCGGGCGTTGCTAGCCGTGCCGCCGGAGCTGGAATTGATGGCGGTCTACCGCCTGGGGTATCTGCCGGATGATCAGGCCCGGCCCAGTATTGACTGGAGCAGCCGTCACCGCAAGCGGCTGCCGCAGTATGTCTACCGCGAGCAGGTGGGCCAGCCTGAAACCGACTGA
- a CDS encoding ornithine cyclodeaminase family protein → MLILSEQQIQSFYGMPQAIRDLIPALQAEHAGKVQNPPRLVLEVPEKEASALYMPSGIGGLGAVGCKVVTVFPQNPAQKLPTIQGVIVLTEAETGQHIALMSASYLTRLRTGALTGIAADHLARAGAERLGVIGTGGMAADQIRAVRQVRPLRELRLYNRTPTKAEALAAELRTELPDVQISVSPTAEALVEASDMVVAATQSSTPVFDGAALQSGTFVSGIGSYLPSMREVDLTTIQRADKIVLDTLEGTRSEAGELIHAEQAGVWNFGQAHSDLAGVVAGAKPGRESDAEIIFFKCVGAAYFDLAVAQGTYIEAQRRGIGTQVDI, encoded by the coding sequence ATGCTTATTCTCAGTGAACAGCAGATTCAGTCCTTTTATGGAATGCCGCAGGCCATCCGTGATCTGATTCCGGCACTTCAGGCCGAGCACGCCGGGAAGGTACAGAACCCGCCCCGATTGGTGCTGGAGGTCCCTGAGAAAGAGGCCTCGGCGCTGTATATGCCCAGCGGCATCGGCGGCCTGGGGGCAGTGGGTTGTAAGGTGGTCACCGTTTTTCCGCAGAACCCCGCCCAGAAGCTACCGACCATTCAGGGCGTGATTGTGCTGACCGAGGCAGAGACAGGCCAGCACATCGCCCTGATGAGTGCGTCTTACCTCACCCGGCTGCGAACTGGGGCGCTGACTGGCATTGCGGCAGATCATCTGGCCCGCGCAGGAGCTGAACGCCTGGGCGTGATCGGCACCGGCGGCATGGCGGCGGATCAAATTCGGGCGGTGAGGCAGGTCCGGCCCCTGCGGGAATTGCGGCTGTATAACCGTACCCCCACCAAAGCCGAGGCACTGGCCGCCGAACTCCGCACCGAACTGCCGGACGTACAGATCAGCGTCTCCCCCACGGCCGAAGCCCTGGTCGAAGCCTCCGACATGGTGGTGGCTGCCACGCAGTCCAGCACGCCAGTCTTCGATGGAGCGGCGCTGCAGAGCGGCACGTTTGTCAGTGGAATCGGTTCCTATCTGCCTTCTATGCGTGAGGTAGACCTGACCACCATCCAGCGGGCTGACAAAATCGTGCTGGATACGCTGGAAGGCACCCGCTCCGAGGCCGGAGAACTGATTCATGCCGAGCAGGCCGGAGTCTGGAACTTCGGCCAAGCCCACTCGGACCTGGCAGGTGTGGTAGCCGGAGCCAAACCAGGCCGCGAATCGGACGCGGAGATCATCTTCTTCAAATGCGTGGGCGCAGCTTACTTTGATCTGGCGGTGGCGCAGGGCACCTACATAGAGGCGCAGCGCCGGGGGATAGGTACACAGGTAGACATCTGA
- the ndk gene encoding nucleoside-diphosphate kinase: MSERTFAMIKPDGVKRGLTAEILRRIEHKGYRVVGLKLYQIPREVAENHYGEHSDKPFFGELVDFITSGPVVAIALEGENAIAGWRSMMGATNPANAAPGTIRGDFATSMGENVSHGSDSPESAERELALFFSDSELIK, translated from the coding sequence ATGTCAGAACGTACTTTTGCCATGATCAAACCCGACGGTGTCAAGCGTGGCCTGACCGCCGAGATTCTGCGCCGCATTGAGCACAAGGGCTACCGTGTGGTGGGCCTCAAGCTGTACCAGATTCCCCGTGAAGTGGCCGAGAACCACTACGGCGAGCACTCGGACAAGCCCTTTTTCGGTGAGCTGGTGGACTTTATCACCTCCGGTCCAGTGGTGGCCATTGCTCTGGAAGGCGAGAATGCCATTGCTGGCTGGCGCAGCATGATGGGCGCGACCAACCCCGCCAACGCTGCTCCGGGCACCATTCGTGGTGACTTCGCCACCAGCATGGGTGAGAACGTCTCGCACGGCAGCGACAGCCCCGAGAGCGCCGAGCGTGAACTGGCTCTGTTCTTCAGCGACAGCGAACTGATCAAGTAA
- a CDS encoding AI-2E family transporter: MISAPKPPNAFQHAWRNPWLRLVVFILLALVALRFAGLIGAVIVNFAVAYLIAYIANPLLNWLERGRVPRGLGVLFVLLLFGGLLTLAGALLGAIAGQLIDLLRQLPQLIQNLEGWADSATTWLQGRGVTGLEDIREGLTTTIQTYTQNLGDNLVPILQRWLDPQGALFTSIITIGSVLGRVVIILLLSVYLMLDYSRVNKAMLKMFPRPWQPRVLEFSDLAGTAIGGYVRGQLLIALFVGSVVALGLSLLGIPSALAIGFLAGAFNIIPYLGPIIGAVPAVLLAIPMGLGKVVMAIAVFLIANQVEGSFLSPMVLSKTTDLHPVTVLLSILIGASVLGFAGALIAVPLVALGKLALEKYYYSSKIYTEGP; this comes from the coding sequence GTGATCTCCGCACCCAAACCTCCCAACGCCTTTCAGCACGCTTGGCGCAATCCCTGGCTCCGCCTGGTGGTGTTTATCCTGCTGGCCCTGGTGGCCCTGCGTTTCGCTGGCCTGATCGGGGCCGTGATCGTCAACTTCGCGGTGGCCTACCTGATCGCCTATATCGCCAATCCCCTGCTGAACTGGCTGGAACGTGGCCGGGTTCCGCGTGGCCTGGGTGTGCTGTTCGTGCTGCTCCTGTTCGGGGGCTTGCTGACCCTGGCTGGGGCGTTGCTGGGTGCCATTGCCGGGCAGCTGATCGACCTGCTGCGGCAGTTGCCCCAGCTGATCCAGAACCTAGAGGGCTGGGCCGACTCGGCCACGACCTGGCTACAGGGCCGGGGGGTCACGGGCCTGGAAGACATCCGCGAAGGCTTGACCACCACCATTCAGACCTATACCCAGAACCTGGGCGACAACCTCGTGCCGATCCTGCAACGCTGGCTGGACCCGCAGGGCGCGCTGTTCACGTCCATCATCACCATCGGTAGCGTTTTGGGGCGAGTGGTGATCATCCTGCTACTCAGTGTGTATCTAATGCTGGACTACAGCCGCGTGAACAAGGCCATGCTGAAAATGTTTCCCCGCCCCTGGCAGCCCCGTGTCCTGGAATTCTCCGACCTGGCCGGGACCGCCATCGGCGGCTATGTGCGCGGCCAGCTTTTGATTGCGCTGTTCGTGGGGTCGGTGGTGGCGCTGGGCCTCAGCCTGCTGGGTATTCCCAGTGCGCTGGCCATCGGCTTTCTGGCCGGAGCCTTCAACATCATTCCCTACCTGGGACCAATCATCGGGGCGGTGCCAGCGGTACTGCTGGCCATCCCCATGGGCCTGGGCAAAGTGGTCATGGCCATCGCCGTATTCCTGATCGCCAACCAAGTGGAGGGCAGCTTTCTCAGTCCGATGGTGCTCTCCAAGACCACCGATCTGCACCCAGTGACCGTGCTGCTGAGTATCCTGATCGGGGCCAGCGTGCTGGGCTTTGCTGGGGCGTTGATCGCTGTGCCACTGGTCGCTCTGGGCAAGCTGGCGCTGGAAAAGTACTACTACTCGTCCAAGATCTATACCGAAGGACCGTAA
- a CDS encoding VOC family protein: MIFKHVSFLTTDLERTLDFYALLGAEVIRRVQTSEGYDRAVLDLGNGKLQLFQITGEAPVPHAHWAEHLALEVPDLTELVGRLQAAGHTLSRPLQPSPGGRLMAFVRDPDGRSVELLQIRLED, encoded by the coding sequence ATGATCTTCAAGCATGTTTCTTTCCTGACCACCGATCTGGAACGCACCCTGGACTTTTACGCCCTGCTGGGAGCTGAGGTGATTCGCCGCGTACAGACCAGTGAAGGCTATGACCGAGCGGTGCTGGACCTGGGGAATGGCAAATTGCAGTTGTTCCAGATCACCGGTGAGGCTCCAGTTCCACATGCTCACTGGGCTGAACACTTGGCCCTTGAAGTGCCCGACCTGACGGAGTTGGTGGGTCGGCTGCAGGCTGCCGGACACACACTCAGCCGCCCATTGCAGCCCAGTCCCGGTGGCCGCTTGATGGCCTTTGTGCGTGATCCGGATGGTCGCTCGGTGGAACTGCTGCAAATTCGCCTAGAAGATTAA
- a CDS encoding chlorite dismutase family protein, which translates to MQPSGPAVAARKGRGRMVDLDPSGQVTQRGPDQQMRQFLHYAFYKLDPAFRRLPQAEREEIKSEFLGAVQGWTEDAPREKGLIQRTYSLVGVRGDTDFMLWRIAFDPADFQEAQARLNRTRLMGYLTQPYSYLSMQKRSQYVVRIEGSGHGLEMLPGKGKYLFIYPFVKKREWYDLTPYSRQGMMDEHIYASEPFKGVRINTSYSYGIDDQEFVVAFDSDYPQEFVDLVHRLRYTEASNYTLQDTPMFTCLRKEMEELLDDLA; encoded by the coding sequence ATGCAACCCAGTGGCCCGGCCGTCGCCGCCCGCAAAGGCCGGGGCCGCATGGTGGACCTGGACCCCAGCGGTCAGGTCACGCAGCGAGGGCCGGATCAGCAGATGCGCCAGTTCCTGCACTACGCCTTTTACAAGCTGGACCCGGCCTTTCGCCGTCTCCCCCAAGCCGAGCGTGAAGAGATCAAGTCCGAATTTCTGGGGGCCGTGCAGGGCTGGACCGAAGACGCCCCGCGTGAGAAGGGACTGATTCAGCGTACCTACTCGCTGGTCGGCGTGCGCGGCGACACTGATTTCATGCTGTGGCGCATCGCCTTTGACCCTGCCGACTTTCAGGAGGCCCAGGCCCGGCTGAACCGCACCCGCCTGATGGGTTACCTGACCCAGCCCTACAGCTACCTGAGCATGCAAAAGCGTAGCCAGTATGTGGTCCGCATTGAAGGCAGCGGTCACGGCCTGGAAATGCTGCCCGGCAAGGGCAAATACCTGTTCATCTATCCCTTCGTCAAAAAGCGGGAGTGGTACGACCTGACCCCTTACTCCCGCCAGGGCATGATGGACGAGCACATCTACGCCTCCGAGCCGTTCAAGGGCGTGCGGATCAACACCAGCTACTCCTACGGCATTGACGATCAGGAATTCGTGGTGGCCTTTGACAGCGACTACCCCCAGGAATTCGTGGACCTGGTTCACCGCCTACGCTACACCGAGGCCAGCAACTACACCTTGCAGGACACGCCCATGTTCACATGCCTCCGTAAGGAGATGGAGGAGCTGCTGGACGATCTGGCCTAA
- a CDS encoding ABC transporter substrate-binding protein, with translation MKKPAILLTTLALMLAACNDTTQTTTETTTDAGETTTQTTETTETTETATPEATNAVTEGGGSKTGKENYVYMASSDLPTLDPGNTYDTASGAVLENVYETLVAYKGSSLTDLEGLLATEWEANADGTEYRFTLRPDVKFHSGNTMTCADAEYTFQRNLVTNSAESGNWFFAESLLGTGANANDDDTVTWERIDNAVQCDGETLVFTLPKTDPAFLSKLAYTGQSIVDSKHAIEIGEWDGTGDTMADWVGVDLSGSALSKDASGTGAYRLASSDATNTTLTAFEDYWGGAPAIKNWVRQIVPEDSSRIQALLSGDADLIDAGSREVVETQIAGQPGISVMDTTTDLSARGLIMNQDLEGSQNIGSGNWGDGVPTNFFADAQMRECFVKAFDSDAYIEQVQRGKGEKMNFLLPKSFLGYDESVPYQSVDLEGAQAACEAAHGGAAWENGFTLNAAIQENAPTLQTAMEILKANIEQMNPKFRVNIVTKPWSEIIDSSNVEAMVYGGWAPDYADPDNFVHTMYHSEGYYAPRTHISDPEIDGWIDEARSTIDEAERKALYSQIANKAAAENYYIILPNAIGIMATPNNVQGRTLETRNQMRAGGWLIRDLSKTE, from the coding sequence ATGAAGAAACCTGCCATTCTGCTGACCACCCTGGCCCTGATGCTGGCCGCCTGCAACGACACCACGCAGACGACCACCGAGACCACCACTGATGCTGGCGAAACCACCACGCAAACCACTGAGACGACCGAAACCACTGAGACGGCGACTCCTGAAGCCACCAATGCGGTGACTGAAGGCGGCGGTAGCAAGACTGGTAAGGAAAACTATGTTTACATGGCCAGCTCTGACCTGCCGACCCTGGACCCTGGCAATACCTATGACACTGCCAGCGGCGCAGTGCTGGAAAACGTGTATGAAACCCTGGTGGCTTACAAGGGCTCCTCACTGACCGATCTGGAAGGCCTGCTGGCGACCGAGTGGGAAGCCAACGCAGACGGCACCGAGTACCGCTTTACCCTGCGCCCGGATGTCAAGTTCCACAGCGGCAACACCATGACTTGTGCCGACGCCGAGTACACCTTCCAGCGCAACTTGGTCACCAACTCCGCCGAGTCGGGTAACTGGTTCTTTGCTGAGTCGCTGCTGGGAACGGGCGCGAACGCCAACGACGACGATACGGTCACCTGGGAGCGCATCGACAACGCTGTGCAGTGTGATGGTGAAACCCTGGTCTTCACCCTGCCCAAGACCGACCCCGCCTTCCTGTCCAAGCTGGCCTACACCGGTCAGAGCATCGTGGACAGCAAGCACGCCATCGAAATCGGCGAGTGGGACGGCACGGGTGACACCATGGCCGACTGGGTTGGTGTAGACCTGTCCGGCAGCGCCCTGTCCAAGGACGCCAGTGGTACCGGCGCTTACCGCCTGGCTTCCTCTGATGCGACCAACACCACCCTGACTGCTTTTGAAGACTACTGGGGTGGTGCTCCAGCCATCAAAAACTGGGTGCGACAGATTGTGCCTGAAGATTCCAGCCGCATTCAGGCTCTGCTGAGCGGTGATGCCGATCTGATTGATGCAGGCAGCCGTGAAGTGGTTGAAACCCAAATTGCAGGTCAGCCCGGCATTAGTGTGATGGACACGACGACCGATCTTTCTGCACGTGGTCTGATTATGAACCAGGACCTGGAAGGTAGCCAGAACATCGGTTCCGGGAACTGGGGCGACGGCGTACCCACCAACTTCTTTGCTGATGCTCAGATGCGTGAGTGCTTCGTCAAAGCGTTCGACTCAGACGCCTACATTGAACAGGTGCAGCGCGGTAAGGGCGAGAAGATGAACTTCCTGCTGCCCAAGTCCTTCCTGGGCTACGACGAGAGCGTGCCTTACCAGAGTGTTGACTTGGAAGGTGCACAGGCGGCCTGTGAAGCGGCCCACGGTGGCGCCGCTTGGGAAAACGGCTTCACCTTGAATGCTGCGATCCAGGAAAATGCTCCGACCCTGCAAACGGCCATGGAAATCCTCAAGGCCAATATTGAGCAGATGAACCCCAAGTTCCGCGTCAATATCGTGACCAAGCCCTGGAGCGAAATCATCGACAGCTCCAACGTGGAAGCAATGGTGTACGGCGGCTGGGCTCCTGACTACGCCGACCCCGACAACTTTGTTCACACCATGTACCACTCCGAGGGTTACTACGCTCCCCGCACGCACATCAGTGATCCTGAAATTGACGGCTGGATTGACGAAGCCCGCAGCACCATTGATGAGGCCGAGCGTAAGGCGCTGTACAGCCAGATTGCCAACAAGGCTGCGGCCGAGAATTACTACATCATTCTGCCCAATGCTATCGGCATCATGGCGACCCCCAACAACGTCCAGGGCCGCACCCTGGAAACCCGCAACCAGATGCGCGCTGGCGGCTGGCTCATCAGGGACCTGAGCAAGACCGAATAA